AACAGTCACAGGTTTCCTCAATGTCTTCCTAATACTAGGGGTTCTGCTTCTACAGGTAGTAGTAGTACAGAGTCTAAGCGTCGGTTTCTCCACCACAGCCCTTGCGGTCGCGCTCGCGGGTCCGCCTGAGGAATTGGCCAGATGCTACATACAGAAAAACCTGGCAGGCTCGATTATTAAATGCCGGAACACCGCGCCATGCAAAGCAGTAACAATCATCGTAATGACAACTACGTTCGGTCTCACTCACGAGATCAGCCGATTTGTTCTGAACCTCGGCACCGGCTCAACTCCCTTCTTTTCGGCGCAGGACCTAGGATGGTACATAGGCGGGTTCGTTCTCGCATCGCTGTATGTAGTGATGAAGAGCTGGTTCGCTAACAGCGTCGCACACGCATGGTACAACGTAATAATTTCATTCTTCCTGCATTGAGCTGCAGAGACGGTCGCTACAGCAGCAAGACTTGTTTTCTGAGCTAACTATAATTAGAAAAATATATTAACACAATTACACCAATCAGTAACTGAGATGTCTGAAGTAGACGGCGCTACATCAACAAGCAAAACTAGGCAACTGATACTGCACCTATTGTCAACTCAAGCGCTGAGCGTCAAAGAGCTAGCTAAAAAACTCTCAATGGAACCTTTAGCCATCAGACATCATATACGGGTGCTCAAAAACTCAGGAGCCGTTGAGGAGTGGGAGCACAAGCGAGGAAAGGTAGGGCGGCCAATCATCAAATATCGTGCGGTACAGGTTCCAGCGAACCAAACTATAGCCACTGAAGCACACTGGTTCTACAGCTTCTTCCAGAGACCCATATCCACAATTGTGAGAAGAAGACTCTTCACTGTCGGCAAAGAAGCAACCATACTAGACGCCGCAGAGATAATGCGGGACAATGGAATAGGTAGCATGATCATAATGGATGATGCAAATAAAGAGGTAGTAGGTATCGTTACCGAGAGAGATATAGTTAACAAGGTGGCTGCGAGGAATCTTATGCCGCTTGACGTCAAGGTTGAGAGGATAATGACGAGCCCGGTCATAACAATACAGGAGACAGCCGAGATAGCAGAAGCGCTAGAGTCTATGGCGAAGTATAGGATCAGGCGGCTACTCGTCCTAAGAGATAAAGAGCCGTTAGGATTAGTTACTCAAGAAAATATCATCGACGCATTCGTGCTTGAAGGCGGTATTCGTACGTTTAAGGAAAAATCAATTAGCCCAAGAACTAAGCTAAATCAATTAGAGGAATCTTCGTTCATGCCTGAGACAAGCAAAGAATAATATAAATCATTTAACTATTATTTTAATAAGCTACCTATTCTTTCAGAAACCTTAATATAAAGTAATTGATATAATAAATATAGTTTACGTGGAGTGGGAGAAAAGACGCCCTTTGGTAATAGTTAGAACTGAGTCAAACGAAGTAAGAAACGGTATTGAGTTTGGAAAAGCACTCTCGAGCAAGCGGCGGCTCGAAATACTCAGAGTGTTATCGAACGAGCCTATGAGCATAAAAGAGATCGCGGACAACTTATCATTAAACCCAGTCGCGATCCGGCATCACATCAAGATATTGATGAGATCAGAACTCGTTGAAGAGGTCGGGGAGAAACGACTGAGGTTCGGACGCCCAACAACACTCTACGGAACGAGACAAGTACCTCAGTCTCTAGGATACCCGAGACGCAGGTACGATGTGCTCTCGGAGATTTTGATTCAAGCTCTTATCCAGAACATACCAACCTCTAAAACCGCAAAGATCTTGAAAAATTTAGGTTATCAATACGGAGCTAATCTCATTAACGATCTATCCCTTCACCACGGTATACGAAAATGGGACATGCATTCTCTAAAACAACACCTATTGGATGACCACCTTAAAGAGGAAGGGTCGCAGCCGGAAATCGTGAAGATTAACGAGAACGAGATGGTTTTTCGGTTGCATAACTGCGTCTTCTCCGAAATATCTCGGAAGCATCCCGAAATAATCTGCAATGGACTTGATTTAGGGATCCGGGAAGGAATTTTGGAGCGGTCTCTTGGTTTCGCTGAACAGATAAGAAATAAATGTAAGGGCCACGGAGATCCTTACTGTGAATTTGTGTTTATAGCGAAAAATCCGGAAACAGGAATAGCAAAGTAAAACGATTAGCAATATCGGTCTATACTAATAGAAAAAATTCGCATCTAATTTAATAGTGTCCCTGACGAAGTTACTCCAACATTGAAGTCATTTTTATTTATAAAAACATCTACATCATAATAAACATTATTTACATAATTTTTTACTTGTGTAATAATATTTATTAATGTAAATATTCCCCTATTAGAGATGATTGATACCACAGTTCCTAAGAAACCGAAGGACGGTTGCGCTACTGCTAGTAATCACTGCATTAGCACTGTCAACGCCAGTCTATATCGGCTACGAATATTATGAAAGCAATCCCAAGTTCTGCACAACTTGCCATTTAATGAATGAACCGTATCAACTGTGGCGTCAAAGCGCGATGCATGAAGTAACCTGCCATAACTGCCATGAATTAAGTCCCCCCGCAGCAATGAACCTAGTATACATGCAATTATTTGAAAATCCAACCGAGATCAAGAGCCACGCGAATGTTGATGAAAAGGCGTGCCTAAAATGCCACACAGGTGGTGACGTAATCTACCCTCAGATCAAAACGCAGATTGGGCACCAAGAACACTACTTCCAAGGCAACCAAACCTGCCTCAAATGTCATGACACAAATCTCCACCGATTCGCTCCCCCAGACGGTATCTGCCAGAGATGCCATAAGCAAAAACAGAAAACCGTTGGCATGGCAAATCTGGACTGTAGGAGCTGCCACCTCTTCACACAAAAGGAAAAAGAATCTCTTGTTCCCAGTAGGACTGATTGTACTAGCTGCCACGCTAGCATCCAAACTGTAATGGCAATTCCCGCAGCCGCACACCAAGACTCATCATGCTCCACCTGTCATCAGCTACACAACTCCACCAAGCCGTTGAAATGCACATCATGCCACGACACCAAGACCTTACCAGGACTTCACCAAGCCCAAACTCACCTTATCCTTAGTGATCAAAAAGACTGCCAGAGATGCCACGTATCACACAAGCAGAGCGATGTGAGAGCGGTCTGCACAACCTGCCACTTCGTCAAGACAATGCACAACCCAGGTGTAGAATGCAACACCTGTCACCGATTTAAGAACAGCGCATAGAAAGGCATCTTTGTGATATCGGTCTCATGTACGAGACCTTCGTTAATCGGTCCAACAATATGTAGAGCACATTAAACTTGATACTCCTCAATACGTTTAGGAGGTTTGAATCTTCAATCTGTAAGTGTGTAATGACTGAGCTGTTACGTATTCGTCTAAGTTCTCGCTCTAATTTGCCGGGCGCAGTTTTTGCTATTGCTGAGAAGAGGACTGTTATTCTTCTCGCTGCTCATTTTCTTTCCCGGTTTCTTCAATAGGCTCAACATGCAGCAGCGGTCCTTCTTTCTTGATTATCTTTACCTTGCTCTTAGGGGGGATGGAAACATCTGTGCGAGCCTTCCACCATTCACTCTGATAGAGGACATATCCTTCCGCATTAGTGGAAAGCCCATCGATGGATTCAGCGGTGTCACCTATCATGCCTGTTATGAAAGGTTTGATACGCCGAGTTTTAACCGCCTTATAAGCAGCGAATATCGAGAAGAGGCCAGCTGCTATGGCAACAACAACGACTATTAGGAGCAGGACAAGTAGTGGATCTGATAATATCTGAAGTGACATTAAGCGGAGGCTGGGTGACCAAACCTCTGCAGATGTATCTTCTGTTCTAAACACGTATTCACCTTGACTGGTCTTGACCGTCTTGCCGTTGAGAGCGATCAGCAAATCCTGTATGGATGGTGCCACGATCTCAACAACATTATTTCGATGCGCCTCATCGGCGGAGAGATTTAGATTCGTGGTTACAAATAAGCTGGCTGCTGTTTCATTCCTTTCGTGCATTCGAGCCCGTTCGACAAGGAAGGAGGATAGTGCGTTTAGAACCTTGAGATCATTAATCGGCGTCGCTACGCCGCCGGGCTGTACTGAGACGGGCTGCGCCGATCCTAGTACTGTATGGGGTGCCATTGCAGCTACATGTGTTGAGAGAAGAATGTATGTGCCACCCGACCACGCTCTTGATCCAGCGGGATAGACAAAGCCAACCACGGGAACACTGGACTGATCTATCGCAGTAGTTATGTCGAGTGTAGCGTCGAGGCTACCACCTGATGTATCGATAATGAAGATTAAGGGGGTACCTTGGGCTGAGGCTCTATCAATAGACTCCTTCACAAGTTCTGCTGACGTAGAGGTGATAGAGCCTTCAAGGCTAACGACGGGTATCGTGGGATGCTGAGGTGAGGATCGACCAGCTAGAAGGAGCAGAACTAGTGGAATAATGCATATTACGACGGCACTTCTTAAATGGCGCAGTTACGTTCACCCGTGTTACGAGTTAGGTCTTAGTTGGTGTTTTCCGAGTTGCTCCAAGGATTGTAGCTAGATCTTGCGGTGTGCTTGTGGTAGTTACGACAACCATATTCTTTTCACGGGCTATCTCAGTCATAGTCTGAAGTTCTCGGAGCCTCATAGCCATTGGCTGCTCCGCATACTGCTTGGCGGCCTCCGTCATCTTGGCCGCGGCCTGTTGTTCGCCGTCGGCAATGATTATCCTTGAACGTCTTTCTCGCTCCGCCTCAGCCTGCTTCGCTATTGCCCGCTGCATCTCGTCTGGCAACGTTACATCTTTGATTGCTAGAGCTGTAACTTTGACTCCCCAAGGATCTGTTGAGGCATCGAGAATATCTGTGATTCGTCTGCTAAGCTCCTCTCGCTTTGAAAGTAGCTCATCGAGATCCACCTGACCCAGCACATCTCTCAGAGTAGCTTGGGCTAGGAGATCAGTTGCACGATGGTAGTTTTCGACTGACACAATCGCCTTCTGAGGATCGTGGACTCGGTAGTATACGACAGCGTCGACATCCACAGTTATGTTGTCCTTAGTGATGACACGCTGCTTTGGGATGTCGAAGGTTGTGACTCGCAGGTCCACCACTCGCAACATGTCAATAGTTGGTACTCTTAGAAAGACTCCAGGGCCCTTTGCACCGACAAGACGACCTAGTCGGAACATTACCGCCCGCTCATACTCCTTCACGATCCGTATCGAGGAATAAAGAAGTGAGAGCACAACGAGTAACAGAATAAGTCCTAGGATGAGTGACATGAAGGAAGAAGCTTCATCCAATTTACATCAGAACAACTCGCACGGCGCCACTAATAAAGATTCCCATAATAGTCTAACAATTATTTCAACAGTATATTGTTTCGTGATGTTACAGACCAGAATTGCATCATATCTTTAAATGTTATTTATTTTTTCTTGCATATCATGATCCAGTAAAGGCTCAACCAGCGTATGGCACAATCTGGATTCCAGCCCTTCGTTCATAATAGCCGTCGAACTCTATTCAATTCCTCAGGTATTACTGGACTGCTCCAGCAGGACACCTTTTCGTGATTTGATCTTCGTCATCTAGTGCAAGTTCAGGAACCTGCTGAGACGCTAATAATATGTCGTCACGACGAAATCGTATCAGAACTAGTCAACGTTCAGATACTCGAAATGCATATTCGCACTAGGTCAAAGACGAAGGTATTTCCGCCAGAACTAACTATGCACTAATGCACCAGTTCGCGCTCAAGTTTGCTGTGTTCGTCTTTACCGTCTTTCATCTTCTCAATCCAAGGCGGCAATATCAGCGTCAATACCGTTAATATGATGAACGGCAGTGCAATTACACCGATTGCGGATAGAACACCTTCTCTGCCTCCTATTTCAGGTATGTATTCTACAAATCCTTTGAAACTCTTTGACACGAGTTGCCCGCCTATCACGACGTTCCACCTCATCGCGAAGATGCCTACTACAATCATAAGTGAAACTAAGAGTCCTACTGGAACCCTTATTGAATCCCTAGTTTTTAGCAGCATCATTAATCCAAGGATTGCCAGAGGCATGAACGTTCCCATGATTAGTTGAACACCAAAGAAAGTTACGGCTATCTTCTCAGTAATCAGTTGGTTGATGATGGGCCAGGTTTCCTCGCTCTCGTATCTCATTGCTATTATCTCTAGCATTTCGAATGCAACATCAATTACTAGGAAGCCGAAGAGCCATTTCTGCATAGTAGCGACGGTGCCAGTATCTATCTTGACACGTCTGATCTTACTTGATAAAATGTATACAGCTAATAGCAGCGCAACACCTGAGACTATTGCAGACATTAGGAAGATCACCGGCATTAAGGGGGTTGACCACCAAGGATTTGCTTTAATTGATCCAAAGATGAAGCCCACATACCCGTGCAGTACGGCTGCTGATGGTATACCTATTGTTGATAGCGCTTTGCTTATTCGTTTATCGCTCTTGAACGCTTCCTCGTTTAAGTCGAGCACACCTAGCGACAGAAGTGTGTAGATTAGCTTCTTTATTCCGCTGCTGGATTTTGCATAGGTTATAATGTCTCTTCTGAATTCAAGCCAGATTTCAGCTACAACGATAATCATGTAGAATAGATAGATGTAGCCGAAGCCAGCCATCGCTGACGAGCTAAGGTTAGGTCTGAGAAGTATCTCGATTCCTCGTTCAGGTCTCCCCAAGTGTAGAACAAGTGGTAGTGGAGCTACTATTAGAAAGGCTAGTGCGGAGAGTAGGGAAAGTCTTGCTACGGGCTTCAATTTGCTTATTCCGAAAACGTGGTATAGAGCAGAAACGATGAATGCGCCTGCGACCAGACCCGTTATGTATGGATAGAGAACTATAAGTAAACTCCAATTGACTTCTGCTTCATTTGGAAACACGAAACCTTCGATCATTTATACTACCTCTTTGGTCAACCCTACATAGTAGACCTTGGGTCTTGTACCAAGATCAGGTTTAAGCACGCCTACACGTTCTTTCTTCATGATTTCTTTAATTGGTGATTCTGGGTCTTTCAGATTGCCGAATTTTCTAGCTCCGACTGGGCATACTTCAACACAAGCTGGATCGAGCCCCTTGGTTATTCTATGGTAGCACCAAGTGCACTTATCAGCTACTCCCTTTTCGGGGTGGAAGTATCTTGCACTGTACGGACAGGCTTGGATGCAGTACCTGCAACCCACACATCGATCCTGATCAATAAGCACCACTCCGTCTTTAGTCTTGTAGGTAGCGGCAACAGGGCAGACTTGAACGCAGGGTGTATTTTCACATTGGTTGCAAAGCTTTGGAACGAAGAAGCTTTGTTCAATCTTCATGTCTGGATACTTCTTTGCCGTATCATCGAAACCGTTTATACCCGCATCTGGAGAATCCACATGTGCCTCCCCTT
This window of the Nitrososphaerota archaeon genome carries:
- a CDS encoding CBS domain-containing protein, whose protein sequence is MSEVDGATSTSKTRQLILHLLSTQALSVKELAKKLSMEPLAIRHHIRVLKNSGAVEEWEHKRGKVGRPIIKYRAVQVPANQTIATEAHWFYSFFQRPISTIVRRRLFTVGKEATILDAAEIMRDNGIGSMIIMDDANKEVVGIVTERDIVNKVAARNLMPLDVKVERIMTSPVITIQETAEIAEALESMAKYRIRRLLVLRDKEPLGLVTQENIIDAFVLEGGIRTFKEKSISPRTKLNQLEESSFMPETSKE
- a CDS encoding ArsR family transcriptional regulator, which gives rise to MVIVRTESNEVRNGIEFGKALSSKRRLEILRVLSNEPMSIKEIADNLSLNPVAIRHHIKILMRSELVEEVGEKRLRFGRPTTLYGTRQVPQSLGYPRRRYDVLSEILIQALIQNIPTSKTAKILKNLGYQYGANLINDLSLHHGIRKWDMHSLKQHLLDDHLKEEGSQPEIVKINENEMVFRLHNCVFSEISRKHPEIICNGLDLGIREGILERSLGFAEQIRNKCKGHGDPYCEFVFIAKNPETGIAK
- a CDS encoding slipin family protein translates to MSLILGLILLLVVLSLLYSSIRIVKEYERAVMFRLGRLVGAKGPGVFLRVPTIDMLRVVDLRVTTFDIPKQRVITKDNITVDVDAVVYYRVHDPQKAIVSVENYHRATDLLAQATLRDVLGQVDLDELLSKREELSRRITDILDASTDPWGVKVTALAIKDVTLPDEMQRAIAKQAEAERERRSRIIIADGEQQAAAKMTEAAKQYAEQPMAMRLRELQTMTEIAREKNMVVVTTTSTPQDLATILGATRKTPTKT
- the nrfD gene encoding polysulfide reductase NrfD encodes the protein MIEGFVFPNEAEVNWSLLIVLYPYITGLVAGAFIVSALYHVFGISKLKPVARLSLLSALAFLIVAPLPLVLHLGRPERGIEILLRPNLSSSAMAGFGYIYLFYMIIVVAEIWLEFRRDIITYAKSSSGIKKLIYTLLSLGVLDLNEEAFKSDKRISKALSTIGIPSAAVLHGYVGFIFGSIKANPWWSTPLMPVIFLMSAIVSGVALLLAVYILSSKIRRVKIDTGTVATMQKWLFGFLVIDVAFEMLEIIAMRYESEETWPIINQLITEKIAVTFFGVQLIMGTFMPLAILGLMMLLKTRDSIRVPVGLLVSLMIVVGIFAMRWNVVIGGQLVSKSFKGFVEYIPEIGGREGVLSAIGVIALPFIILTVLTLILPPWIEKMKDGKDEHSKLERELVH
- a CDS encoding 4Fe-4S dicluster domain-containing protein, whose amino-acid sequence is MSENKVSRRSFVKLGAGGAILGVAAVTGLSALAQYNRNWNQTVSQENYEWDAHQWGFIVNTEECIGCGRCLKACKIENNVPMQPHTNRTWVERYVIDEKGEAHVDSPDAGINGFDDTAKKYPDMKIEQSFFVPKLCNQCENTPCVQVCPVAATYKTKDGVVLIDQDRCVGCRYCIQACPYSARYFHPEKGVADKCTWCYHRITKGLDPACVEVCPVGARKFGNLKDPESPIKEIMKKERVGVLKPDLGTRPKVYYVGLTKEVV